The following are encoded together in the Pleurocapsa sp. FMAR1 genome:
- a CDS encoding FAD binding domain-containing protein, translating into MKTFDYTRASSTDEAVLAINSIEQAKFLGGGTNLIDLMKDGVEQPDHLVDVTKLSLAEIEELPDGGVRIGAMARNSDTANHPLIRQRYPVLSQAFLAGASPQLRNMATVGGNLMQRTRCYYFTDTSMPCNKRDPGSGCAAIEGYNRIHAILGTSEQCIATHPSDMCVALAALDAVVRVQGSNGEREIAIADFHRLPGDTPQIETNLQPGELITAVDLPASDFSNKSYYLKVRDRNSYAFALVSVAAALNIQDNLIQDVRVAMGGVAHKPWRAFEAEEMLVGKPANENTFRQAAEIALAGAQTYEHNAFKVELGKRAIVRALSTVAASA; encoded by the coding sequence ATGAAAACTTTTGATTATACTCGCGCTAGCAGCACAGACGAAGCGGTATTGGCGATTAATAGCATCGAACAGGCAAAGTTTCTCGGTGGGGGGACAAATTTGATCGATCTGATGAAGGATGGTGTCGAACAGCCAGACCATTTGGTCGATGTCACTAAATTGTCTTTGGCTGAGATTGAAGAATTGCCCGACGGTGGTGTGAGAATCGGCGCAATGGCGCGTAATAGCGATACTGCAAATCATCCTTTAATTCGCCAACGCTATCCTGTATTGTCTCAAGCTTTTTTGGCAGGGGCATCGCCTCAGTTGCGTAATATGGCTACAGTGGGGGGAAACTTGATGCAGCGTACTCGCTGTTACTATTTTACCGATACCTCTATGCCTTGCAACAAACGCGATCCTGGTTCGGGTTGTGCAGCCATTGAAGGTTACAATCGCATTCACGCTATTTTAGGAACAAGCGAACAGTGTATTGCAACTCATCCTTCTGATATGTGCGTGGCGTTGGCAGCTTTAGATGCGGTGGTGCGGGTACAGGGAAGCAATGGGGAAAGAGAAATAGCGATCGCCGATTTTCATCGTCTACCAGGAGATACACCCCAAATCGAAACCAACTTGCAGCCAGGGGAATTAATTACGGCGGTGGATTTACCCGCTTCGGACTTTAGCAATAAGTCGTATTACCTAAAAGTGCGCGATCGCAATTCCTATGCTTTTGCTTTAGTTTCTGTAGCTGCTGCTTTAAATATCCAAGATAATCTTATTCAAGATGTCAGAGTTGCAATGGGTGGCGTGGCGCATAAACCCTGGCGGGCTTTTGAAGCGGAAGAGATGTTGGTAGGTAAACCAGCAAATGAAAATACTTTTAGACAAGCTGCTGAAATCGCTTTAGCAGGGGCGCAAACCTACGAACACAACGCTTTTAAGGTTGAGTTGGGTAAACGAGCGATTGTAAGGGCATTATCTACTGTTGCAGCTTCGGCTTAG
- a CDS encoding 2Fe-2S iron-sulfur cluster-binding protein, producing the protein MRIKFKRRSFGQLMFFSTVFTVIGDWFKTATSQPTQPTPTLTTKGAEVAFKINGVEQTVNIEPRVTLLDVLRERVGLTGTKKGCNHGQCGACTVLVDGVRINSCLALAVQYQDAEITTIEGIANGDELSPIQAAFINNDGFQCGYCTSGQICSAVAMLDEVAAGEASIVTADISNLDAPIELTDAEIKERMSGNLCRCGAYPGIVASVREVYEQA; encoded by the coding sequence ATGAGAATTAAATTCAAAAGACGAAGTTTCGGTCAATTAATGTTTTTCAGCACCGTATTTACTGTGATTGGAGACTGGTTTAAAACTGCCACATCACAACCAACCCAACCAACACCTACTTTAACTACAAAAGGCGCAGAAGTTGCTTTTAAGATTAATGGTGTTGAGCAAACCGTGAATATCGAACCCAGGGTAACTTTGCTCGATGTACTGCGAGAGAGAGTCGGGCTGACGGGGACAAAAAAAGGCTGTAATCATGGACAATGTGGAGCTTGTACGGTATTGGTTGACGGAGTACGTATCAATTCTTGTTTAGCTTTGGCAGTTCAGTATCAAGATGCAGAAATTACGACGATTGAAGGCATAGCTAATGGCGACGAGTTAAGCCCAATACAGGCAGCATTTATCAACAACGATGGTTTTCAATGCGGTTACTGTACCTCTGGTCAAATTTGTTCTGCCGTAGCAATGTTAGATGAAGTCGCAGCAGGAGAAGCAAGTATTGTTACCGCAGATATCAGCAATCTTGATGCACCGATTGAATTAACCGATGCGGAAATAAAAGAGCGTATGAGCGGTAATCTCTGCCGTTGTGGTGCTTATCCTGGTATTGTTGCTTCGGTTAGAGAGGTTTACGAACAGGCGTAA
- a CDS encoding ABC transporter permease, which produces MGQYFIKRLLIAIPTLIAISLIVFTILALAPGDPLGEFASNPAITAEVRENIRKSLGLDQPAYIRYFKWFGSFIRGDMGYSFNSRSPVAQLLWQRLPTTLLVVGTAYIIGLLIAFPLGIISAIKRYSITDQVITTIAFLGFSIPPFFTGLLFIIIFSVKLRWFPFIFNSTLQVTDWRSFITQAQQSIMPIAVLSLYHAAILMRFIRSAVLDELKQEYVTTALSKGLTKFAVIKNHVLRNALIPVVTLIALDIPTIFTGALVTEQVFRVPGIGALLIESIYRSDTPVVMAITFIYGILIVFFNLLADLVYGILDPRVKY; this is translated from the coding sequence ATGGGTCAATATTTTATCAAAAGATTATTGATAGCTATACCAACCCTCATAGCTATTAGTTTAATTGTTTTTACCATTTTGGCGTTAGCACCAGGAGATCCTCTGGGAGAATTTGCTTCAAATCCTGCAATTACAGCAGAAGTGAGAGAAAATATCCGTAAATCTTTAGGTTTAGATCAGCCAGCCTATATTCGTTATTTCAAGTGGTTTGGCTCATTTATTCGAGGCGACATGGGCTATTCTTTTAACAGTCGCAGTCCTGTGGCGCAATTACTATGGCAGCGTTTGCCTACTACCCTTTTAGTTGTCGGGACAGCTTATATCATTGGTTTATTGATTGCTTTTCCCCTAGGAATTATTTCAGCAATCAAACGCTATTCTATTACGGATCAAGTAATCACGACGATCGCCTTTTTGGGTTTTTCGATTCCGCCTTTTTTTACAGGCTTACTTTTTATTATTATTTTTAGTGTTAAGCTGCGCTGGTTTCCCTTTATTTTCAATAGCACTTTACAGGTGACAGATTGGCGAAGTTTTATTACCCAAGCCCAACAGTCAATTATGCCCATAGCTGTTTTATCGTTATACCATGCAGCAATATTAATGCGCTTTATTCGCTCGGCGGTTTTGGATGAATTAAAGCAAGAATACGTCACGACAGCTTTATCAAAAGGTTTAACTAAATTTGCCGTAATTAAAAATCATGTCTTGCGGAATGCTTTAATTCCTGTAGTAACTCTAATTGCTCTAGATATTCCCACTATTTTTACAGGTGCATTAGTCACAGAACAGGTGTTCCGCGTCCCTGGTATTGGCGCATTATTAATTGAATCTATTTACCGTAGTGACACCCCTGTGGTGATGGCAATTACCTTTATCTACGGTATTTTGATTGTCTTCTTTAACTTATTAGCTGACTTAGTTTATGGTATCTTAGATCCGAGGGTAAAGTATTAA
- a CDS encoding DUF6798 domain-containing protein, whose protein sequence is MGTKLNSFFEHQKSGSILKFVLVSLIFGLAYTQDPIYNSVENQNTKFLHGLANAGYGFLNEDWVANTIDPLPAFTWLVQTTYEYIHPEYMFYVYYFCLFGIYVYSMFAIVDYVFNFNKSQLKYLVYFAAFIVIHTVHLKIFEFDTGIDLHYGVALQYILGPVFQPSTFGVLLICSIYYALDCKYYLAVCLTAIAATFHPTYLVSAGILTFSYQVTILVREKNILKAILVGLLSLALILPVYSYMSLTFTPTTPEIWHQAQDFIVRLRVPHHSLPQVWLKQDGHKSYIQALLVIIALWIVRKINLFLILLIPFVLTVASTIVQLIVDSDTIAFIAPWRMSIFLVPISSSIILGKIVFSAFDKYQVSIAKYQKLITRLSIAIISIIVIAGTVDQVLSFGYGKTSNQMMDFVKEQRQSGQIYLVPPDLESMKKLRLRTGVPIFINDKTHPYKDTEVLEWIDRLGQAREFYLMGDKPNDTATLRSCQLLDNLAPKYSLTHLVLYKEQRNLKCDKLNGMATLRLKPVFNNKSYQVLQIEK, encoded by the coding sequence ATGGGGACAAAATTAAACTCTTTTTTTGAACATCAAAAATCAGGTTCAATACTCAAATTTGTTTTAGTTTCCCTGATCTTTGGTTTAGCTTACACTCAAGATCCTATCTATAATTCGGTTGAAAACCAAAATACAAAATTTTTGCACGGTTTAGCTAATGCTGGCTATGGTTTTCTTAACGAAGATTGGGTTGCAAATACAATAGATCCCCTTCCTGCTTTTACATGGCTGGTGCAAACAACGTATGAATATATTCATCCAGAATATATGTTTTATGTGTATTATTTTTGCTTATTTGGCATCTATGTTTATAGTATGTTTGCTATAGTTGACTATGTTTTTAATTTTAATAAATCCCAATTAAAATATCTTGTTTATTTCGCTGCATTTATTGTTATTCATACAGTTCATCTGAAAATATTTGAGTTCGATACAGGAATTGATTTACACTATGGCGTAGCTCTGCAATATATCTTAGGACCTGTATTTCAACCATCAACATTTGGTGTTCTGCTTATTTGCTCAATCTACTATGCTCTTGATTGCAAATACTATTTAGCGGTATGTTTAACTGCGATCGCTGCTACTTTTCATCCGACTTATTTAGTTAGTGCAGGCATCTTAACTTTTTCTTATCAAGTGACGATTTTAGTCAGAGAAAAAAACATTCTTAAAGCAATTTTAGTTGGTTTATTATCTTTAGCTTTAATTTTACCTGTGTACAGCTATATGTCTTTGACCTTTACGCCGACAACTCCCGAAATTTGGCATCAGGCTCAAGATTTTATTGTGCGCTTACGAGTGCCTCATCATTCTTTACCTCAAGTTTGGTTGAAACAAGATGGTCATAAATCTTATATTCAAGCTCTACTGGTTATTATTGCTTTATGGATAGTCAGGAAGATAAACCTTTTTTTGATTTTGCTAATTCCTTTTGTTTTAACGGTAGCTTCAACGATTGTTCAATTAATAGTAGATAGCGACACCATTGCCTTTATAGCTCCTTGGCGAATGTCAATTTTTTTAGTGCCAATTTCTAGCAGCATAATTCTAGGTAAAATTGTATTTTCAGCTTTTGATAAATATCAGGTATCTATAGCTAAATATCAAAAGTTAATCACCCGTTTAAGCATTGCAATTATTTCTATCATAGTTATCGCTGGAACTGTAGATCAAGTTTTGTCTTTTGGCTATGGAAAGACATCAAATCAGATGATGGATTTTGTCAAAGAACAGAGACAATCTGGACAGATTTACCTTGTGCCACCAGATTTAGAGAGCATGAAGAAACTTAGACTTCGTACTGGAGTACCTATTTTCATTAATGATAAAACGCATCCCTATAAGGATACTGAAGTATTAGAGTGGATCGATCGTCTTGGTCAAGCTAGAGAGTTTTATCTTATGGGCGATAAGCCTAATGACACGGCAACCCTACGCAGTTGTCAGTTGTTAGATAATCTAGCTCCAAAGTATAGCTTAACCCATCTGGTACTCTACAAAGAACAGCGCAATCTTAAATGCGATAAGCTTAACGGTATGGCGACCCTACGTCTTAAGCCAGTTTTTAACAATAAAAGTTATCAGGTTTTGCAGATTGAAAAGTGA
- a CDS encoding cobalamin-binding protein: MSDKANLKIVSLLPSATEIIDCLGLTEALVGRSHECDYPNQVKDLPVCTEARLDSSKKSGEIDADVQSLMQEALSIYKIKTEVLERLQPTQIVTQDQCDVCAVNLPEVERAIAKLINSHPQVISLQPNLLHQVWTDIERVAQTLGVEAQPVLNKLQSRLDAIANKIKDNEKPTVVALEWTEPLMVAGNWIPELIEIAGGKPLLSFKGEHSPYLFWESLIEIEPEIIVIMPCGFDLKRTEKESQVLTQHPGWKSLKAVKNGKVFVVDGNAYFNRPGPRLVDSAEILAEIFHPQLFDFGHRGKSWKPFL; this comes from the coding sequence ATGAGCGACAAAGCTAATCTTAAAATTGTTTCCCTACTTCCTTCTGCTACGGAGATTATTGACTGTTTGGGTTTGACCGAAGCTTTAGTAGGACGCTCCCACGAATGCGATTATCCAAACCAAGTCAAAGATTTGCCCGTCTGTACCGAAGCCAGACTTGATAGTAGTAAAAAAAGCGGTGAAATTGATGCCGACGTTCAGAGTCTGATGCAAGAAGCTCTGAGTATTTACAAAATTAAAACAGAAGTCTTAGAACGGCTTCAACCTACTCAGATCGTGACTCAAGACCAATGTGATGTCTGTGCGGTTAATCTACCTGAAGTCGAGCGTGCGATCGCTAAACTAATTAATTCCCATCCTCAAGTTATTTCTTTACAGCCAAATTTATTACACCAAGTCTGGACAGATATCGAACGAGTAGCACAAACTCTGGGAGTAGAAGCTCAACCAGTTTTAAATAAGTTACAGTCTCGTCTCGATGCGATCGCCAATAAAATTAAAGACAACGAAAAACCCACTGTTGTTGCTTTAGAGTGGACTGAACCACTGATGGTCGCGGGAAACTGGATTCCCGAACTAATTGAAATCGCTGGAGGCAAACCGCTTCTAAGTTTCAAGGGCGAACATTCCCCTTACCTATTCTGGGAGAGTTTAATCGAGATCGAGCCAGAGATTATTGTGATAATGCCTTGTGGCTTCGATTTGAAACGTACCGAAAAAGAATCTCAAGTTTTAACCCAACACCCAGGCTGGAAGAGTTTAAAGGCAGTTAAAAATGGCAAAGTTTTTGTCGTTGATGGCAATGCCTACTTCAATCGTCCTGGTCCTCGGCTGGTTGATTCGGCAGAAATTTTAGCAGAAATTTTCCATCCCCAATTATTTGATTTTGGTCATCGGGGTAAAAGTTGGAAGCCATTTTTATGA
- a CDS encoding lecithin retinol acyltransferase family protein, with amino-acid sequence MAKGDHIYIQKGLITHHGIDCGDGTVIHHRGKPAGGRITKTSYSEFAEGKQVYVKPCSYKFSADEIVRRAERRLHEQNYNLFSNNCEHFAMRCTTGQSNSQQVDNSVTARHAGVAAAGGLLLVETTVPAAGLLGAVGFTTTAMLPPVAIAVGAALAAGAVFVAFKKLSELDDKRH; translated from the coding sequence ATGGCTAAAGGCGATCATATTTATATTCAGAAAGGATTAATTACTCATCATGGTATTGATTGCGGAGACGGAACTGTAATTCATCACAGAGGAAAACCAGCAGGAGGAAGAATTACAAAAACTTCTTATAGTGAATTTGCTGAAGGAAAACAAGTTTATGTCAAACCTTGTTCTTATAAATTTTCTGCTGATGAAATCGTAAGAAGAGCAGAAAGAAGATTGCATGAGCAAAACTATAATTTATTTTCTAACAACTGCGAACACTTTGCTATGCGCTGTACTACTGGTCAGTCTAATAGTCAGCAGGTAGATAACAGCGTGACTGCTAGGCATGCAGGTGTGGCTGCTGCTGGTGGTTTGCTGCTGGTAGAAACAACTGTTCCTGCTGCTGGTTTATTAGGTGCTGTAGGTTTTACCACTACGGCAATGTTGCCACCAGTAGCCATAGCTGTAGGTGCTGCATTAGCTGCTGGTGCTGTTTTTGTTGCTTTCAAAAAACTTTCAGAATTAGACGATAAAAGACATTAA
- a CDS encoding DoxX family protein has product MKCDRAHEQSYRVNHYLSLLSRIFLSTIFLWSGINKIMNPLATIENMSAHGMPLTSVFLVAAIALEILGGLSVLLGIKTRWGAGMLIIFLIPATLIFHTDFSTEIEQAMFLKNLAMLGGLLMLIQYGGGNIVLWGADRPPLHQAKSDTDIKSD; this is encoded by the coding sequence ATGAAATGCGATCGCGCCCACGAACAATCATATAGGGTAAATCATTACTTATCGCTTTTGAGCCGTATTTTTCTTTCCACTATTTTTCTTTGGTCGGGAATCAATAAAATTATGAACCCCCTTGCCACAATTGAAAATATGTCCGCTCATGGAATGCCATTGACATCTGTTTTCTTGGTAGCAGCGATCGCTTTAGAAATTTTGGGCGGACTTTCGGTGTTGTTGGGAATCAAAACCCGATGGGGAGCAGGTATGCTGATAATTTTTTTGATTCCCGCTACCTTGATTTTTCATACTGACTTTTCTACTGAAATAGAGCAAGCAATGTTCTTGAAAAACTTGGCAATGCTGGGCGGATTACTAATGCTGATTCAGTATGGAGGAGGGAATATAGTTTTGTGGGGAGCAGATCGCCCTCCATTACACCAAGCCAAATCAGACACAGATATCAAGAGTGATTAA
- a CDS encoding rhodanese-like domain-containing protein: protein MLQFKRLSWQLIKLLIRLQFPEIQQLSPKDLAVWLQKDGVSKPLLLDVRTREEYEVSHLKNARLAPSNLEDLIEGGKNDFSTPIVVYCSIGYRSCQIARRLQSMGYQTVFNLSGSIFQWVNENRLVYRDSKPVSVVHPYQKFWQYLLLNKNIQVNL from the coding sequence ATGCTTCAATTCAAAAGACTGAGTTGGCAACTGATAAAACTGTTAATTCGGCTTCAATTCCCAGAAATACAGCAATTGTCCCCAAAAGATTTAGCGGTTTGGTTACAAAAAGATGGTGTATCTAAACCGCTACTTTTGGATGTAAGGACTAGGGAAGAATATGAAGTCAGTCACCTTAAAAATGCACGATTAGCTCCCAGCAATCTTGAGGACTTAATCGAGGGGGGTAAAAACGATTTTTCCACTCCAATAGTTGTTTATTGTTCTATCGGCTATCGCTCTTGCCAAATCGCCAGAAGACTTCAATCTATGGGATATCAAACGGTTTTTAATTTGAGTGGTTCGATTTTTCAATGGGTCAATGAAAATCGTCTAGTCTATCGAGACAGCAAACCAGTTAGTGTAGTTCATCCTTATCAGAAATTTTGGCAATACTTACTACTCAATAAGAATATTCAAGTTAATCTTTAA
- a CDS encoding TIGR04283 family arsenosugar biosynthesis glycosyltransferase: MSSKISIIIPTLNEEDVLARTLHNLTLLNPSPFEILIVDGGSQDNTLKIAREAGISVLVSDTAGRSIQMNLGAKVAKGELLCFLHADTLIPNDLAAIIEKILAEPTIAGGGFISIMTGSLQTRWGVSLHNYLKTYYASLIFRPHLFFRGLRILFGDQVIFCRRSDFWRCGGFDIELPIMEDADLCIKLCEYGRIHLVNRIVQSSDRRVAKWGGFKANAIYIYIGFLWGIGISADYLKQFYQDVR, encoded by the coding sequence ATGTCTTCTAAAATTTCAATTATTATTCCTACTTTAAATGAAGAAGACGTATTGGCAAGGACTTTACATAATCTAACTCTTTTAAATCCTTCTCCCTTTGAGATTCTGATCGTAGATGGAGGCAGCCAAGACAATACTTTAAAAATTGCGCGGGAAGCGGGAATTTCAGTGCTTGTCTCTGACACGGCAGGACGTTCGATACAAATGAATTTAGGGGCGAAGGTAGCAAAAGGCGAGCTGCTTTGTTTTCTCCATGCTGATACATTAATACCTAACGACCTGGCTGCAATTATTGAGAAGATTCTAGCCGAGCCGACTATTGCTGGGGGCGGTTTTATTTCGATCATGACTGGCTCATTACAAACTCGCTGGGGTGTTTCCCTACATAATTATTTAAAAACTTACTACGCATCATTAATCTTTCGACCTCATTTATTTTTTAGAGGTTTACGAATCTTATTTGGAGATCAAGTAATTTTTTGTCGTCGCAGCGATTTTTGGCGTTGTGGCGGTTTTGACATCGAGTTACCGATTATGGAAGATGCAGACCTGTGTATTAAGTTATGTGAGTACGGTAGAATTCATTTAGTAAATCGCATCGTGCAATCTAGCGATCGCCGAGTTGCCAAATGGGGTGGGTTCAAAGCTAATGCTATTTATATTTATATTGGGTTTTTGTGGGGAATAGGAATCTCTGCCGACTATCTCAAACAATTTTATCAAGATGTTCGCTAA